TCTTATTTCGGCCAGATCGATCAAATATATGGGGTAGACAAAAACGAAAACCTTAAAGAAGAACAGATAGCCAGATACCATGAACTTGAGGCAGAGCTCAATAAAATGAGTGGCATACCTGATGAAATGAAAAAACTTACACAGGAAGAACAAAGTCAGGTTGACGACCTTCAGGATCAGCTTGATGAACTCTATAAATTAAAACCCACCAAGGAACCAGAAGGGAGCGATCTTCAAAGAGCTGAAAGTTTAAAATGGGAACTGAAAAAATTACACTATCCTGAAGGAAGAGTCCTCAACGCAGCAGAAAAGCGTAAAGAAAAAAGCATTGAAGATGAGATCAAGGATATTTTCGGAATAGAAGGTCCTAAAGAGCTCACAGCTGAAGAACAGGAAAAAGCTGACGATTTAAATAAACAGATAGATAAAATTTATGGCTACGAACATAAAGAGCTGACGGAAGAAGATAAAAAACGAGCCAACGAGATTTTAGACGAGATGGAACAGATAGTAGGCAATCTGGCTACCGAAGGTTTAAGCTCGACTGAAAAAAATCTTTTCTGGAAACTTAACAGTCGCATTAACGAGCTTACAGAAACAAGTAAAACCAGAGACCTGAGCGATGATGAACTTCAGGAATTGCAGGAAACAAACGGTTATATTGACACCTTGTTAAATAAAGCAAAAGACATTCAGGATCAGCAGGATCAACAGGCCAGCAGCGTCTACTCTCAAATGAACGGCTTTTTTGCCCAGCGTGGAATGGATTACGGTGGAACACTTTTCTCAATGGATATTTAGATTATTGCAAAATGATCCTCTATCAGGGCTTGAAAAGCATACGATTTTTACATACCTCTATTAACGTCGTTTGCAGGGAGGAGCTTAAAACAGCATAAGCAATTATGCCGGGATAAAATATTCTTTTTATCCGGAAATATCCCTGCCCTGATAAGGAGTAAAAAATGCCAATATTTGAATTTAAATGCCCGAAATGCGGCAAAGAATTTGACAATCTGGTAATGCCCGGAAAAGAAGTCGTTGCAGAATGTCCTGATTGTGGAAATAAAAAATGCGAAAAACTGCTCTCTTGCGGAAATGTTCGCCCGAATGGAATTCCATCAGGAAAAGGTGGTTACAAACTTCCACCGTGCAAATGTCATCAATAAATTTTAAAAGCGTATCTTTGGTTGAAGATACGCTTTTAAAATAACATACTGATTTTAATTAAAATATCTATAATAATTCTTAAAATCCCTGATGGTAAATAACAAAATCTCCAGTCTTACGATAAATAAAACATTTATCCGCAGCTATTCCCAGTCTGCTATCAATATCTTCCAGCCATGCAGTTCTGCCAAAAGCATGCATAGGAATAAAAAGATTAGGTTTCACATGCTGAGCGAAATAAGGAGCACCAGCAAGACTGGAAAGCCTTCTATCAACATTTGAAAAACCTATATCTATACCTTCTGCGGCAATTTTACTTACTGCATCCTTAAAGAACTTAGCTGCAAAATTTCGTTGCGCTTCAGGAGCCTCTTCCCAA
Above is a genomic segment from Maridesulfovibrio bastinii DSM 16055 containing:
- a CDS encoding FmdB family zinc ribbon protein gives rise to the protein MPIFEFKCPKCGKEFDNLVMPGKEVVAECPDCGNKKCEKLLSCGNVRPNGIPSGKGGYKLPPCKCHQ